The following nucleotide sequence is from bacterium.
CTCGTCGTCGCCGACCTCGGCGCCGCGGATTGGGGAGCGATCGCGCTCGACGCGGTGCTTGCCTTCGAGGACCCGGACGGCAGCGCGCCGGGCGAGGCGTCCGATCCGAGTCCTGTGAGTCTCGACAGCCTGCTCGCCGCGGCGGGTTTCCCGCCGGCGCCGCGCCCGGCGCCGCCGGCGGAGCATCGCTGAGGTGAGCGCGCTGGCCCTCCACCCCGCGCGCAAGCCGGTTCTCCTGAGGTGGCGCGTGCTCCCCTCCTCGCCGCGCCCGTTGTTTCGGGCGCGGGAGGAGGGGAGAACGCGCGGTCACTTACTCTTAGGCCATCTGACCTGTTAGAGATTTCTTTCCACGTCGCCGGCCCTTGCCGGCGTTCTTGTCTCCAGCCCCTGGCGCATCCGCTCCCCATCCTCTGGAGACAAAGCCACGTTGCCCTTTTTCAGAAGCGTCGCCAGCCAGGACCGGTGCCCGGCCGTCAGCAGCTCCGGATGATAGCAGTCCGCGATCACCAGGTACTGGGCCACGGTCCGCTGCGCCTTGCCCGTCGCCTGGCAGAGCGTCGCCGCATCCAGGCCGCGGCGCAGCAGGACCTTGATCTGATCGTAGGCCTTCAGGTAGTTGTCCACCGCGGCCAGGCTGTGTCCCGTGGCACGTGCGATGTCCGGTGGACTCATCCCCTCTTCAAACCTCCTACAGATGATCCCCTTGTGCGTCGGCGAGCTGCCCATGTCCAGGACGTAGCCCTTCAGCGGCAGCGCCTCGCCCGTCTCCTGCTCGTAGGTGCGCACATACTCGTGGATCCTGCCCAGGGACCGGTTCATCAGCACCGACAGCTCCGCGCCCGTGAGCAAACCACCCTGCGCCGCTGCGCTCCGCACGAGCCGAACCAGCGTCTCGATATCGCGGCGGGCCTCCCGCCGGCGGTTGATGCGACCGTCACCCTGGCGCCCCGTCCGCATCCGCGCCTCGATCTCCGCCTTCGTCACCAGCGGCAGATGCACGATCTGCGTACCGTAAGCCTCGGCCCGCTTGCCATAGCCCACCTTCGCGCCCTCGCCCCGCTTCGTCGTCGCCCAGACGATCGTGCCCGGCTCGGCACGATCCTGCTCCGGATAAAACTCCCGCTGCAGATCCACGATCGCTTCCGCGATCAGACGAATCACCCGATGGCTGCCCACCAGCTTGAAGTCGGTCTCCAGCAGGTGCGCGATCGCCGAGCCGAAATCACGGCGGCCCACCGTCGCGTAGCGATCCCGGGAATCACCCATCAGGAGCCCCCCTTTTCTTCCCCGTTCGCCGGCAGCGAGGTGCGCACCTGCCGGGCAATCTCCGCCAAACGATCGCGGAAGGGCGACTCGGCATACTGCTCCCGTAGCCGCAGATACTCGCCCGCCAGCCGCTCGCTGATGCCCACCACGTAGGCGATCTCACCCGCTTCACGTAGGCCCTTCTCCCACAGCACCACCACACGGCCAAAGGTCTCCACGTAGCGTTTGATCGCCCCCGCGCTGTGGCGCGTCTGGCGCATGATCGCAGAGTACGTCATCCGGCGCAGGTAGAACTCGACGATCTTGGCCTTGTGCGACTGCCCCCGTCCCATCTCCTGCACCGTGCCCCGGGTCGGCACCCAGTAGTCCGCTGCCCGCAGCGCCGCAATGTCCCGGCGGATCGTCCGCACACCGGTCTGGAGCAACCGCGAAAGGTCCTCCTGGGTCAGGACCCCGCCCTGGTCCACCGCTTCTTCACACAGACGCAGCAGCCGGACGCGGCGAACGCCCTGCAGGCCACAGCGAACCTGGATCTCCAGATCCTCCAGCCCCCCGTCCACCGTCACGACCACAGCGACCTTCTTCATCGCCGCCAACGGCTTGCCCGCCGGCTCGCGCCGGCTCACCGCCGTGATCCGCATCTGCCCTTCCCGCACGTCGGTTGCGCTGCAAGACGGCAAAAGCACCTGCTGCGCCGTGGCCAACAGGGCCCGCGATAGCGCAGGTGCCAATTCGAAATCCTGCTCGAGGGCGTAGAGAAACTGATGCTCGATCGTCTTGGCCGCCAGCCGGGGCCCCGCGCTTCCACCCATGTCCCTCCTCACTTCCGCCTGCTCAAGGCGGGGGAATGACCGGATGATTTCCGGTCACTCCCCGCCTTGGCAACGGAAAGTCAGAGGTCAGGTGGCCTTATTTCAGGAGCAGCAGCTTCTGCCGGCCCAGCTCGCGGCCGTCCAGGCGCAGGCGGGCGAAGTAGACACCGCTCGCCGCGCGCTGGCCCTGGGCGTCCCGGCCGTCCCAGAGGACGAAGCCCGGCCCGGCCGGCAGCTCCTCCGCGAGCAAGGTCTGCAGGACGCGGCCCTGGGCATCGAGGATGGTCAGCTCGGCGCGGCCCGCCGCCGCCAGCTCGTAGCGCAGGCGCGTGCTTGGATTGAAGGGATTGGGGTGCGGCGCGAAGAGGCGGCCGGCGCCGGCCGCCGGCGCGACGGGCGCGTCCGACCAGCCGAAGCCGGCTTCCAGCAGCACCTGCCCGAGGGTCGGCCCGTCGGTCATCGGCGCCGTGGGCGGCATCGGATCCTGGCCGACACGAACGTACTCCTCGATGCTGTCGACGGCGATGTGTCCCCAGGCCACGGTGCTCAGATCGGCGATGACGAGAAAGACCGTCTGCCCCGCGAGGCTGGCCAGGTCCCAGAGCCGCGGCGTGATCTGGTGGCTGTCGTTGCCCGTCGCCCAGAGCAGGATGCGCTGATCGCTCGCGCGCACCAGGGCGACGAAGGTGAGCCCCGGCTGGTTGCCGCCGCCGACGCGGAGGCTCAGGCGATCGCCCGTCACCGTGAAGTCGTCGCTGCGGATCAGGCCCGTCGGCACGTTGCCCTGGATGCGGCCCGGCGGGTAGATCTCCGGGTTCGGGAAGAACTCGTAGGTGGCGATGTAGCTGTTGCCCGCCATCCCGGTGGGCACGCCGCTGCGCTCGTAGGGGTTGTCGCCCCAGGTCGGCTGGTAGTTGAACGCGGTGCCGAAGACGTTCGTCCAGTTCTCGGGCAACCCGTCGTTGAAGCTCACCGAGGGGTCGCCGCCTGGTCCGTCGAAAGCGATCTCGCCGAAGTGGTAGTAATAGCGCGTGCCGTCGCGCAGGCCGAGGCCGCGGTGCAGGCTCCACAGCTCGGGCTCGCCGGGGATGGTCGTGATCTCGCAGGCGTGCCCCTCGTCGATGTAGGTGCGGTTCTCCTTCGACCAGCCGCCGAGGAAGGTGGGGCTCGCGATGTGGCTGATCTGTTGCTGGCCCCCCTCGGTGAAGAACAGGTGGTAGTTGCCGCCCCGCTTCACGAGCTGCACGCTCTCGAGCACGTTCTGGCTGTCGTTGACGAAGAAGGCGCCGCGGTCCATCCAGGGGCCGAGGTTGAAGCTGAGGGCGTAGCTGATGGCGCCCAGGGTGTCCGGCGCCGCCGAGGCCGTATTCAGCAGGTACCAGCTGCTGCTGCCGTCCTCGTGGAAGATCTCGGGGTCGCGGCAGTTCGACCACTGCCCCGACGACCAGATCGCCCAGCTCCCCGGACGATAGATCGGGTTGTTCGGGTAGCGATACCAGTTGTAGAGGTTGTAGCTCGAGGCGAGGCCGGTCTGCTGGGTGACGGTGTAGTTGGCACCCGTGTAGTACATCAGCCAGTCGTTGCTGTTGGGATCATCGATGATCTTCGGCGCCCAGATGAACTCCGACTCCCAGGCCGGCGGATTCGGAATGTCGATCGAGAGGATGCTGTCCTGCCGCGCCCAGTGGCGCAGGTCGGGGCTGGTGATGTGGCCGAACCACTGCTCCTTGCGCAGGTAGTGGCCGCTAGGCGGCAGGCTCTGGATGTAGAAGACGTGGTAGAGCCCGTTGTGCTTGACCACCGCGTGGTCCTTGCACTGCAGGCCCATCGTCTCGAGGAAGTAGGGCTGCTCGAAGTCGGTGACGTGCAGCGCCCCTGCCGGCGCGGCCCTGAGCGTCAGAGCCGCAAGTCCCAGCAGAAGGGCCTGCGCGACCATGGGGAGTCGTGGCATTGCTCACCTCGCGAGAGGCCACAATTCTAGCAGATCCGCGCCGGACGCGGGGCCTTGAAATGGGCGGAGTTCGCGCTCCGGAACGGTGGGCAATCCCGGGGTCGTCCGCGGAAGGGAGCTCAGCGCTGCGCTGCCTCGCCCTCCGCTCGCTCGCGCTCGCGGGCCTGCTGGGCGAGCACGGAGAACTCGTCGGCGCGCCGGCTGTCGCGGCGCTCCGCGAAGATCCGGCTGAGCAGCTCGTAGACGTGCGCGGTCTCGGCCTGCGCCGCCGGCAGGCGCTGCAGCTGCTGCTCCGCGGCCGTCAGCTCGCCCATGCCGACCAGCAACTCGGCCCGGCCGAGCGCCGCCTTCGCATAGAGCGGGTTGATCGCGAGCGCCTTGCCGAGCTGGAGGAGCGAGGCCTCGCGGTGCTCGGCCTCCTGGAGCAGTCGCGCCAGGTCGTAGCGCAGGTCCGGCCAATCCGGCTGCAGCGCGACCGCGCGCTCGAGCAGTGCCACCGACGCGGCGAGGTCGCCGCGCCGGTCCCGCTCCGCAGCCGCTTCGCGCAGCAGCTCGATGGAGGCCGGCCAGCGCGCCAGGCCCTGCTCGAGCAGACCGAGCGCCGCGCTGGCATCGCCCAGCTTGCGCTCCCAACGCGCCCGGAAGAGCCAGTAGCGATCCGGCTGCCGGCCGGCGAGCACCGCCCAGGCGTAGAGCCGGCGCCCAAGCTCACCCTCGCCGCGGAACGTGAAGAACTCGCCCATGGCGGCAAAGAGGCGGCGGAAGGCCGGGCAGAGCAGGGCGCGCCGGAGGACCGCCGGTTCTGTGGCGAGGGGCGCTACGGCGGCGAGGAGGGCTTCGAGCTCCGGGCCGGCATCCGCGAAGTCCGTGCGCAGCCGCTGCACCAGCGCCTCGGCGCTTGGCGCCGCCTGGCTCGGGCGCAGGCCGCCCTGGGCCGTGAGCCAGCTCTCCCAGAGCTGCCGGTCCTCGAGCCCCGGCACGCGCACCGCGAGCGCCGCTCGCGCCTCGGCCGCGGCCGCGAGGGCCGCCGCAGCCGCCGCCGGGTCGCGCTCGGCGACGAGCTGCCCGCGCAGGAGCGCGTGCAGTCCCCATTCCAGCGTGAGGTCGGGGTAGGGCGGATGCTGCTCGCGACGCCAGCGGTAGTATGGCTCGCAGCGCTCGAGAAGGAGGATCCAGTCCACGGCAGCCTCAGCTTTCGAAGACGTGCTGCGCCTCGATGTAGCGGATGGTGCGCGACATGCTGCGCATCACGATGCTGTGCGTGTGGCAGCCGCCCCTGTGGAAGCGCACGCCGCGCAGCAGATCGCCGTCGGTGATGCCCGTGGCGGCGAACATGATGTTGTCGCCGACGGCGAGGTCGTTCAGCTGGAAGATGCGACCGGGATCGGCGAGGCCCATGCCCACGGCGCGCTCGCGCTCGGCCTCGCTGCGGAAGGCGAGCCGGGCCTGCATGTCCCCGCCCAGGCAGCGCAGGGCCGCGGCCGCGAGCACGCCTTCGGGCGCGCCGCCGGTGCCGAGCAGGATGTCCACCGTCGCCTCGCTGACCGCCGTGGCGATGGCCGCCGAGACGTCGCCATCCGGAATCAGGTGGATGCGGCAGCCGACCCTGCGCACGCGGGCGATGAGCTGCTCGTGCCGCTCGCGATCGAGGATCGCCACCGTGAGATCCTGCACCGGCTGCCCCTTGGCCTCGGCGACCGCGTGCAGATTCTCCTCCGGGCTGCGCCGGATGTCGATGGCGCCGGCCGCCGTCGGACCGACGGCGATCTTCTCCATGTAGGTGTCCGGGGCGTGCAGGAACTGCCCGCGCGGCGCGAGCGCCACCACGGAGAGCGCGTTGGGTCGGCCGTAGGCGACGCTGTTCGTGCACTCGAGCGGGTCGAGGGCGATGTCGACCGCCGGCTCCGCGCCCGTGCCGACGCGCTCGCCGATGAACAGCATCGGCGCCTCGTCGCGCTCTCCTTCGCCGATCACGACGACGCCGTCCATGGCGATGCGGTTGAAGCCCTCGCGCATGGCCGTGGTCGCCGCCTCGTCGGCGGCGTTGGGATCGCCGCGGCCGAGCAGGCGGGATGAGGCGATGGCCGCCGCCTCCGTGACGCGCACGAACTCCAGCGCGAGATTGCGATCCATCACGGGCTCCTCCCCGTCTAGACGGTGTCTCCTCCCGGGAGAGGCGGCTGGCGCTGGCCGGCGCGCAGCTCATCGTTGAGGATCAACGCCACGTCGTAGGCATGGAGCACGAATCCGGCGAGGAGCAGGGGCAGCGCCTCGCCGCGGCTCACGAGGAGGAGGACGAAGCCCCCGAGCAGGCTCCACCAGAACCAGTTGGCCTGTTCGAGGTAGAGGTAGCTGAAGGGCCCGAAGAAGAAGGCAAGCGTGGCGGCGACGAAGGGCCGCTTCGTCTCCCGGGTGCCGTGCAGGCGCAGCACGCGCGGCCAGGCGCTGGGCGCGCCACCCTCGAAGGCGGTCGCCTCGCCGGCGGGCGACGCCGGAGTCTCCGCGGACGTGCCGAGCGCGGTCGGCGACTCGCGTTCGGGCGGTAGCAGGCTCAGGTCGAGACCACAGGCGGGACAGAAACTGGCCCCTGTCGGTGTCGGCTGGGTGCAGCGAGGGCAGTTCATCAGGTCTCCTTTCCGCGATCCGGGGACCCGGGCGCCGGGCGTATTCTGCGGCGTCGGCAGTCTAGGAGCCCCCTGTCGCGCGCGCAAGCATCATTCGGGCCTGTCGCTTGTGGCGAAGCCCGGTCCCGACCTATTCTCACCGCATGTGGCGACGCCCGCATTTCCCCGGCCTCCTGCTCGCGGCCTGCCTCGGCTGCTCGGAGTCGAATCGCCAGCAGCCGGAAGCGCCGCGCGCGCAGGCCATCCGGGCCGCAGCGGCAGCGGTGGACGTCCATCGTCTCTACGCCCACGTCGCGGCCCTGAATGGCATCCACTCGCGCTGGATGCACTACGACCCCGGCACCGCCGCCACCATCAACTGGCTGCTCGAGACGCTGGCGGCCCAGGGCACGCCGGCCAGCACCGACAGCTTCACATTCCGCCGCATCCGCGACATCCACACGGCCAACGTCGTGCTCCGCATCCCGGGCCAGGTCAGGCCCGGGGAGCACGTTCTCGTCGGCGCCCACTGGGACACGACGAGCTATCCCGAGAGCTGGCAGGACTCGACCGCCCGCGCGCCCGGCGCCGTGGACAACGCGAGCGGCGTCGCCGCCCTCCTCGAGCTCGCCCGCGTCCTCGCCGAGCGACCCCTCGAGCGCACGGTCGAAATCGTGTTCGTCGCCGCCGAGGAGGTCGGCATGTTCGGCAGCCGCCGTGTGCGGGATTACTGGCGACACGAGACCGGCCCCGACAGCCTCGTCTGCTACATCAACGTGGATATGCTCGGCTACGACGCCGACCTGCCCGATGCGAACATCCTCTGCGATACGCTGAGTGCCGCCCTCGCGGCGGACTTGCTGCCCTGGGCCCAACTGACCGGCGAGGGGTTGGCTCTCGATACCCTCTTGCGTTCGACCGGGAATCCGGGGGGCAGCAGCGACCATCTTCAGTTCTGGTACTACGGGCTGCCCGCGATCTGGGTACACGAAGGGCCGGGCGACGTTTCGCCCA
It contains:
- a CDS encoding DUF1670 domain-containing protein, producing the protein MGDSRDRYATVGRRDFGSAIAHLLETDFKLVGSHRVIRLIAEAIVDLQREFYPEQDRAEPGTIVWATTKRGEGAKVGYGKRAEAYGTQIVHLPLVTKAEIEARMRTGRQGDGRINRRREARRDIETLVRLVRSAAAQGGLLTGAELSVLMNRSLGRIHEYVRTYEQETGEALPLKGYVLDMGSSPTHKGIICRRFEEGMSPPDIARATGHSLAAVDNYLKAYDQIKVLLRRGLDAATLCQATGKAQRTVAQYLVIADCYHPELLTAGHRSWLATLLKKGNVALSPEDGERMRQGLETRTPARAGDVERNL
- the glpX gene encoding class II fructose-bisphosphatase, giving the protein MDRNLALEFVRVTEAAAIASSRLLGRGDPNAADEAATTAMREGFNRIAMDGVVVIGEGERDEAPMLFIGERVGTGAEPAVDIALDPLECTNSVAYGRPNALSVVALAPRGQFLHAPDTYMEKIAVGPTAAGAIDIRRSPEENLHAVAEAKGQPVQDLTVAILDRERHEQLIARVRRVGCRIHLIPDGDVSAAIATAVSEATVDILLGTGGAPEGVLAAAALRCLGGDMQARLAFRSEAERERAVGMGLADPGRIFQLNDLAVGDNIMFAATGITDGDLLRGVRFHRGGCHTHSIVMRSMSRTIRYIEAQHVFES
- a CDS encoding tetratricopeptide repeat protein produces the protein MDWILLLERCEPYYRWRREQHPPYPDLTLEWGLHALLRGQLVAERDPAAAAAALAAAAEARAALAVRVPGLEDRQLWESWLTAQGGLRPSQAAPSAEALVQRLRTDFADAGPELEALLAAVAPLATEPAVLRRALLCPAFRRLFAAMGEFFTFRGEGELGRRLYAWAVLAGRQPDRYWLFRARWERKLGDASAALGLLEQGLARWPASIELLREAAAERDRRGDLAASVALLERAVALQPDWPDLRYDLARLLQEAEHREASLLQLGKALAINPLYAKAALGRAELLVGMGELTAAEQQLQRLPAAQAETAHVYELLSRIFAERRDSRRADEFSVLAQQARERERAEGEAAQR
- a CDS encoding Zn-dependent exopeptidase M28, which codes for MWRRPHFPGLLLAACLGCSESNRQQPEAPRAQAIRAAAAAVDVHRLYAHVAALNGIHSRWMHYDPGTAATINWLLETLAAQGTPASTDSFTFRRIRDIHTANVVLRIPGQVRPGEHVLVGAHWDTTSYPESWQDSTARAPGAVDNASGVAALLELARVLAERPLERTVEIVFVAAEEVGMFGSRRVRDYWRHETGPDSLVCYINVDMLGYDADLPDANILCDTLSAALAADLLPWAQLTGEGLALDTLLRSTGNPGGSSDHLQFWYYGLPAIWVHEGPGDVSPNANTTADSLPDLCPRFLAAGTRALVGAVMHLAEPVLR
- a CDS encoding zinc ribbon domain-containing protein — protein: MNCPRCTQPTPTGASFCPACGLDLSLLPPERESPTALGTSAETPASPAGEATAFEGGAPSAWPRVLRLHGTRETKRPFVAATLAFFFGPFSYLYLEQANWFWWSLLGGFVLLLVSRGEALPLLLAGFVLHAYDVALILNDELRAGQRQPPLPGGDTV
- a CDS encoding DUF1670 domain-containing protein — protein: MGGSAGPRLAAKTIEHQFLYALEQDFELAPALSRALLATAQQVLLPSCSATDVREGQMRITAVSRREPAGKPLAAMKKVAVVVTVDGGLEDLEIQVRCGLQGVRRVRLLRLCEEAVDQGGVLTQEDLSRLLQTGVRTIRRDIAALRAADYWVPTRGTVQEMGRGQSHKAKIVEFYLRRMTYSAIMRQTRHSAGAIKRYVETFGRVVVLWEKGLREAGEIAYVVGISERLAGEYLRLREQYAESPFRDRLAEIARQVRTSLPANGEEKGGS